From Pseudoramibacter sp.:
GTAATTGGGCTGATTAAACTTCAGATCCCGGCAGGCAAAGCGTCTCCGGCGCCGCCAGTTGGGCCAGCTTTAGGCCAGCACGGTGTCAATATTATGGGCTTCTGTAAAGAATTCAACGCGAAAACAGCGGATCAGGCGGGGATGATCATTCCTGTCGTCATCACCGTTTTCCAGGATCATTCTTTCACGTTCATCACCAAGACCCCGCCAGCCGCTGTTCTGCTCAAGAAAGCAGCAGGCATTGACAAAGCATCTGGAGAACCGAATAAAAATAAAGTCGCATCTGTCACAATGGATCAGGTTCGTGAAATTGCACAGACGAAGATGCCTGACCTGAATGCCGCCGATTTGGACGCCGCTGCCAGCATGGTTGCCGGTACTGCACGTTCGATGGGCATCACGGTCGAAGAATAAATCTATACGTATCAATAAAAAACAATTTGAAGAAGAACCTTAAGTGGGAGGATTTAATCCGTTAAGACCACAGGAGGAAAGATGAAAAGAGGAAAAAAATACCAGGATAATGCGAAGACTTTTGACAAGTCTGAGCTGTTTGATCTGGATGCCGCTGTGGCACAGGTCAAAAAAATGGCGACCGCGAACTTCGACGAAACCGTTGAACTTCACGCACGCCTCGGTGTTGATTCCCGTCACGCTGACCAGCAGGTCCGCGGGTCTGTCGTTCTGCCGAACGGCACCGGGAATACGGTTCGCGTTTTGGTTATCGCCAAGGGCGACAAACTGAAAGAAGCGGAAGCAGCAGGCGCTGACTTCTTCGGCGAAGAAGAAATGATCGAAAAGATCCAGAAAGAAAACTGGTTCGATTTCGACGTTCTGATTGCCACACCGGATATGATGGGCAAGGTCGGCCGCTTAGGGCGTCTGCTCGGGCCGAAGGGCTTGATGCCTAACCCGAAATCCGGCACCGTCACCATGGACATTGAAAAGGCCGTTAAAGACACCAAGGCTGGGAAAGTCGAATACCGTCTGGACAAGGCCAACATCATCCACGTCATCATCGGGAAAGCTTCCTTCACGGAAGAACAGCTGACCCAGAACTTAACCGTTCTCCTTGACGCCCTCAAGAAGGCCAAACCGGCAGCCGCCAAAGGACAGTACTTCAAATCTGTCACACTGGCGTCTACCATGGGCCCAGGGGTCAAGATCAACCCGGCAAGAATCTAACAAATTTGACTTGACATCCTCAGAGAGTCGTGATAAACTACTCTAGTCTGAGATAAGGAAATTGAATATCATTCATCCATAGACAGCAGGGACACACGTTTAAAAAGCCTGCCGAGGGTGTCGCAAGCAAGAATTATTAGGCTTTCTTCACCTGGGTGGAGAGAGCCTTATTTTTTGACAGCAAATGTCAGAAAGCCTTCTGCATCTGATTTTTGTTAAAAATCTAAAAAAGGAGGAAAACATGCCCAATCTCGAAGCAAAAAAAGCGCTGGTCGCTGAAGTTGCGGAAAAGCTGAAAGCTTCACAGGGAACAATCATCGTCGATTACCGCGGCCTGACGGTTGCGGAAGTCACCGAACTGAGAAACAAAGCCCGTGAACAGGGAATTGAATACAAGGTCTACAAGAATTCAACCCTGCGCTTTGCCGCAAAAGAAGCGGATCAGGAAGGTCTTTTGGAAGCCCTTAAAGGACCGACTGCCATCGCATTCTGCGAAGCTGATCCCATTGCTCCGGCTAAATTAATGGTCGATTTTGCAAAGGATCACGAAAAGCTGGAAGTCAAATCCGGTGCGGTTGACGGCAAAGTCGTCAGCGTCTCTGAAATTGATGCCCTGGCTAAACTCCCGAGCCGCGAAGAACTCATCGCACAGACCCTCAGAGGTCTCAATTCGCCGATTCAGGGATTTGTCAACGTGCTCAACGGGACGATCAAAGGTCTCGTCGTCGCGCTGTCTGCGATTGCCGACAAGAAAAAAGAAGAAGAAGCTGCGTAATCAGTTTCTGACGGTACACCAATTATCATTTCAATTTGGAGGAATATCATGAGCGAAAAAGTCGAAAATTTAATCGAAGAAGTTAAAGGTTTAACGGTTCTTGAATTATCAGAATTAGTTTCTGCATTAGAAGACGAATTTGGCGTCAGCGCTGCTGCTCCTGTCGCTGTTGCTGCTGCACCTGGTGCTGCTGGCGGCGATGCTGCTGCTGAAAAGACTGAATTCGACGTCGTCCTGAAGGAAATCGGCGATCAGAAGATCAAAGTCATCAAAGTTGTCCGCGAACTCACCGGCTTAGGCCTGAAAGACGCGAAAGCTTTAGTCGACGGCGCACCGAAGACCGTCAAAGAAGGCGTGCCGAAGGACGAAGCAGAAGAAATGAAATCCAAGATCGAAGAAGTCGGCGCTACTGTCGAACTCAAATAATCGAACTCTCGATTTTAAGATCACAAAGAAGACCTGCCATTGGCGGGTCTTTTTTTAATGGCAAAGCGTAAAAGATTACAGGACTTTTTTAAAAAAATATTTTATAATAAAAAATAAACCTAAATTCAGAGAGGAGACCGGACGATGGCAGATCGTGATCAGATTGAACCGAAAAAGTGGATAAAATGGGCCCAGACCCTTCAGGCGGAAGCCCAGAGCGGGCTCGCCTACGCGGCGAATCCCTTCGACATTGAGCGCTACGAACGGCTGCGGGATTTGTCAGTGGAAATCATGAACACTTACACCGAAGCGGGGATGGACAAGGTGCGGTCGATGTTTGCCAACGAAACCGGCTATCAGACCCCGAAGGTCGACGTCCGGGGCGCCGTCGTGAAGCAGGGCAAGATCCTCCTCGTTCAGGAAAAGCTCAACGACGACTGCTGGTCCCTGCCCGGAGGCTGGGCCGATGTGGGGCTGTCTCTCAAGGAAAACATCGAGAAAGAAGTCCGAGAGGAAGCGGGCCTCGACACCAAGGCGACCCGTCTCGTCGCGATCTACAACTGGCTGAAAAGCTACAAGGACGCGCCGTTTTCGATGTACAAAATGGTGATGCTGTGCGAACCTGCGGGAGCCGGCCACTTCGCCGACAACGCGGAAACCGAAAACGCCGCTTATTTTGCCCTCGGAGAGCTGCCGCCTTTGACCCGGAAAGTCAGCCGGGACCTCATCGCGCGATGCTTAAGCGCGGCCAAGGACTGGGACTACACCCCCTATATCGAATAGGCAGTCTAAGAAAGCCTTGACAGGGGCGTCTTATATCAAGTATAATAATCTTCACACTAGACGGAGCAGTAGCGGCGCTCTGTAACCTGCAATCCGCTATAGCAGGGTTGAATTCCCCAATGCGGGAACGGTGATTGATGCCAGTCGACGGGTAAGTGGCGTTGAAGGCTGGACTCTGCGCAATAAGACCCTGTGAATCCTGTCAGGTCCGGAAGGAAGCAGCAGTAAGCAGGCAACCTTATGTGCCGCAGAACCATCTGGCCCGAGTTAACTGCTCGGCGGACGGTCGAAAGCCGTTTTCAAAGCGGGGTGTGTTTTTTTTTAGAGACTTAACGGCGGGCAGGAGAACATCCTGCCCGTTATTTTTATGCCTAAGATATTAAATAGCACTTTATCAGTAAATTATTGCCATGATGTTTAAACCCCTTCCAAAAGCTGTTATAATTTATGTGGATAAATTTGTGATGATCGTTTACAACCAAAGCGTTTTCACGCTGTGTTCAACCATAGAAAGGGGTAACCGATGAGTAAAATGAATACCGTCCGCGGATTCCAGGTGAAGCCGCAGATTTGGTACGGTATTGGATCGATTAAAAAACTCGCAGACTTTGGGTGCAGCAAAGTCTGTATCGTTACGGATAAAGATATGGTAAAATTCGGCCTGCTCGACAAGATCACGGAAGTGCTCGACGAAGCCGGCGTGACCTACCATGTCTTTGATGATGTCAAGCCCAACCCGACGACAGATATCGTCGAAAAGGGCGTGGCCCACATGCTGACGGAAAGACCGCAGGCCCTGATCGCCTTGGGCGGCGGCTCTTCGATCGACACGGCGAAGGGCATCATTTACTACACCAATAATTTCAAGCAGATTTTCTTAGACCCGCAGTTCGTGATCAACCCACACTTCATCGCCATTCCGACCACAGCCGGAACCGGTTCCGAAGTCACGGACTACGCAGTCCTCACCGATGTGGAAACAGGCACGAAGATTCCGTTGACGGAATCGATGATGATGCCGGATACGGCCATCCTCGAACCCCGCCTGATCGAATCCGTTCCCGCCGGCGCCACCGCCGCAACCGGGATGGACGTCCTGACCCACGCCATCGAAGCCTACGTCTCCACGGGCAACAACCCGTTCTCGAGATGCTACGCCTCCAAGGCGACAGAACTGGTGTTCAAGAGCCTCAAGGCCTGCTACGATGACGGTCACGACCTCGAAAGCAAGGCCAGCATGCAGATCGCCTCAACCATGGCCGGCATCGCCTTCAACAGCGCAGGGCTCGGCATGGCTCACGCCATCGCCCACACCGTCGGCGCTCAGTACCACATGCCCCACGGCATGGCCTGCGCCATCGCGCTGCCTTACGTCATTTCCTACAACGGCATTGACGACCGGGCCGAACACCTGTACGAACGGCTGCTCCACGCCATCGGCGTCCACAAGGACGAAGGGCGCACCGCCGCCGCGACCCTCGTGAGAATGGTGGTCACCCTCATGAAATCCATGAAGCTGCCCCTGTGCCTCGACGAAAGCCGCTCCGACACCTCGGATTACGATCAGGTCCGCCCGACTTTGATCAAAAAAGCCATGGCCGACGCGACACTCAAGACCAATCCGGTCCAGCCTTCCGCAGAAGACATGGGCACCATGCTCGACATGGTCTGCCACGGCGTCTTTTAAGCCTTAAGCTTTAGACCTTACGCTCCTGTCAGGTTTTTCTGACGGGGGCTTTTTTTGTGTTAAAATAGAGCGTAAACTGAGTGTGTAAATTCAAAGGAAAGGAGCGCCGCCATGTCAGAGACTGCCGCGATCGACCAATTTTTAAAATCAGGGGGCATCCGCCGGCCCATCGCCCTGGGGCCCCAGCAGCTCGCCGCCGCAGCCAGAACCGAGGGCCAGACCTTGCTCCTCGCCGTGCCCGGAAGTGGCAAGACCACGGTGATCATCTGCCGCCTGGCCTACATGATCGAGGCCCGGGGCATCGACCCCGGGGCGATTTTAACCCTGACGTTCTCCCGTTCCGGGGCTTTCGATCTCTTAAACCGCTACCGGGAGCTTTGCGGACACAGCGCCTGTGAGCCGCGGTTTTCGACGATCCACAGCTTCGCCCTGTCGGTGATCCGCCGGTACGAAGGGCTGTACGGCAAAAAGGCCTTCGACGTCCTCGAGGACAGCGGACGGGTGATCCGGGAGCTGTATCACGGGATTTACCACACCTGGCCCTCGGATAGCGACATGACGGACATTGAATCGGCCCTGTCGCTGATTTCCAACCGCATGATGACGCCGGCGGAGATCGCCGAAATCAAGGTAGGGGATTTATCCATTGAAAGGCTTTATGAGGCCTACCGCCGGTACAAGCGCCGGGCCCGTCTCATGGACTTCGACGACATGCTGGTCTACGCTTACA
This genomic window contains:
- the rplK gene encoding 50S ribosomal protein L11 encodes the protein MAKKVIGLIKLQIPAGKASPAPPVGPALGQHGVNIMGFCKEFNAKTADQAGMIIPVVITVFQDHSFTFITKTPPAAVLLKKAAGIDKASGEPNKNKVASVTMDQVREIAQTKMPDLNAADLDAAASMVAGTARSMGITVEE
- the rplA gene encoding 50S ribosomal protein L1; translated protein: MKRGKKYQDNAKTFDKSELFDLDAAVAQVKKMATANFDETVELHARLGVDSRHADQQVRGSVVLPNGTGNTVRVLVIAKGDKLKEAEAAGADFFGEEEMIEKIQKENWFDFDVLIATPDMMGKVGRLGRLLGPKGLMPNPKSGTVTMDIEKAVKDTKAGKVEYRLDKANIIHVIIGKASFTEEQLTQNLTVLLDALKKAKPAAAKGQYFKSVTLASTMGPGVKINPARI
- the rplJ gene encoding 50S ribosomal protein L10, with protein sequence MPNLEAKKALVAEVAEKLKASQGTIIVDYRGLTVAEVTELRNKAREQGIEYKVYKNSTLRFAAKEADQEGLLEALKGPTAIAFCEADPIAPAKLMVDFAKDHEKLEVKSGAVDGKVVSVSEIDALAKLPSREELIAQTLRGLNSPIQGFVNVLNGTIKGLVVALSAIADKKKEEEAA
- the rplL gene encoding 50S ribosomal protein L7/L12, with the translated sequence MSEKVENLIEEVKGLTVLELSELVSALEDEFGVSAAAPVAVAAAPGAAGGDAAAEKTEFDVVLKEIGDQKIKVIKVVRELTGLGLKDAKALVDGAPKTVKEGVPKDEAEEMKSKIEEVGATVELK
- a CDS encoding NUDIX hydrolase, producing MADRDQIEPKKWIKWAQTLQAEAQSGLAYAANPFDIERYERLRDLSVEIMNTYTEAGMDKVRSMFANETGYQTPKVDVRGAVVKQGKILLVQEKLNDDCWSLPGGWADVGLSLKENIEKEVREEAGLDTKATRLVAIYNWLKSYKDAPFSMYKMVMLCEPAGAGHFADNAETENAAYFALGELPPLTRKVSRDLIARCLSAAKDWDYTPYIE
- a CDS encoding 1-propanol dehydrogenase PduQ — protein: MSKMNTVRGFQVKPQIWYGIGSIKKLADFGCSKVCIVTDKDMVKFGLLDKITEVLDEAGVTYHVFDDVKPNPTTDIVEKGVAHMLTERPQALIALGGGSSIDTAKGIIYYTNNFKQIFLDPQFVINPHFIAIPTTAGTGSEVTDYAVLTDVETGTKIPLTESMMMPDTAILEPRLIESVPAGATAATGMDVLTHAIEAYVSTGNNPFSRCYASKATELVFKSLKACYDDGHDLESKASMQIASTMAGIAFNSAGLGMAHAIAHTVGAQYHMPHGMACAIALPYVISYNGIDDRAEHLYERLLHAIGVHKDEGRTAAATLVRMVVTLMKSMKLPLCLDESRSDTSDYDQVRPTLIKKAMADATLKTNPVQPSAEDMGTMLDMVCHGVF